The segment GTGGTGCGCGCCGCGGCGGCACACCTGGACGCCGAGTGGACCGTGCTGGCGCTGTCCGACGGCAACCTGGTCGGGGCCCGGCCCCGGTTCCTGGTGGCCGGTCGAGACGGGCGACCGCTGGCCGACGACGAGACGCTGCCCCCGGTCGTGCGCCGTGAGCTGAACGCGATCCGCGCCGGGCACGCCGTGGGCGGTCCGGACGACGGGCGCTGGGTGCGGGTGGCGATGACATTGGAGGGATTGCCGATCGGGGCTCTGGTGGGCCGGCGGGGGTTGCAGGTCGACCCCGAGCCGGGTGACCTGTCGGTGCTGCGGATCCTGGCCAATCAGGCTGCGGTCTCCCTGCACACCTCGCAGCAGTATCAGGCCGGGCTCGTCCTGCACCGGCGAGCGCAGCGGCTCTACGAGGCCACAGCTGCCCAAGCGCGCGATCTCGAGGCCCGGACCCGCCAACTGGAGCAGGCCGAACAACGGCTGGTGCTGGCCGGACAGCGCGAGCTGATCGAGACCGAGCGCACCCGCATCGCCCGCGAACTGCACGACAGCGTCACCCAGTACGTCCTCTCCTCGGGCCTGGCGGTCGAACTGGCCCGTGGCGAGGCCGAGGCCCTGGGCACGGCGGCGACAGCGATCAGGGAGCAGTTGACCACGGCGAAGCAACTGTCGCAGCGCGCTGTCGAGCAGCTGCGGCGCGCGATCTACGCACTCCACCAGCCGCCCCGCCAGACCTTGTCGACCCTGCCCGAGCTGGTGCACGAGATGGCCGTGCACCATCACCACCTGCCGATCACGGTCAAGGTCGAGGGCGATGTGCTGCCCCTGCCCGCCGATGCCGACCACGAGATCGCCCGGGCCATCGGCGAGGCGCTGTTCAACGTGGTCGCCCATGCTGTGGCCAGCCGGGCGATCGTCCGGCTGCGGTACCGACCCGACCGGCTGACGGTCACCATCGCCGACGACGGCGTGGGCGACCCGGTCGAGCTGAGCCGGCGACTGCGTCTGCAACGTGCCACACCGAACGACGGCCGGCACCGGGGGCTGGCCAACATCGAGGCGCGAGTGGTCGAACTCGGGGGTGCACTGGCCTTTCGGCGGGCCCGGCTGGGTGGGGTGCGAGTCGAGCTGCGCGTACCCCTGCCGCTGGAGCCCTGCAGTGATCGCGGCCTGATCAACGAACTGGTCACCGGTGGCATCGGACAGGAGCACACCCCATGAGCGTTCTGACGAGTGCAGCCGAGGTGGTCGTGGGCATCATGCTCGTCGACGACCACGCCATCGTGCGGCAGGGACTGCGCTCGATCCTGGAACGTGAGCGGGACCTGGTCGTGGTGGCCGAGGCCTCCAGCGCCACCGAGGCCCTGACCGTCATCGCCCGGTCGACGCCCCGGATCGTGCTGCTCGACCTCAAGCTGTCCGCCGGTGTCGACACCGAGGGTCTCGAGCTGTGCGCCGAGCTCAGCCGGCGCCATCCCGACATCGGCATCCTGGTGCTGACCACGTTCCTGGACGAGCACCTGGTGATGGCGGCGATCCGGGCCGGGGCGCAGGGCTACGTGGTCAAGGACGTCGACACCACCGGGCTGATCCGGGCGATCCGGGACGTCGCGCGCGGCGGCAGCGCGTTCGACGCCCGCTCGGCGGCGGCGATGGTGCGCGGGCTCAACGCGCCGGTGCCTGCCCAGACCCGGCACCTGACCGCTCGGGAACACGAGGTGCTGCGGCTGCTGGCCCGGGGCCTGTCGAATCGGGACATCGGCGAGACGCTGTTCATCTCCGAGACCACGGCGAAGTTCCACGTCGGCAACATCCTGCGCAAGCTGGACGTTTCACGACGCGCGGAGGCGGTCTACGAGGCATCCAAGATGGGGGTCATCTGAGGCCCGACGGCGGGGTGCACTCACCGGTCGAGCACCAGCCAGCCACCGTGGTACTCGAACACCCGGTAACGGCATCGGCTGCGCCGTCCCCACGCCTCGAGGTCGGCGAGGCTCACGGTGCGCACGTGCCCCCAGGTCTCGTCGGCCTCCATCTCCAGCGGGACGGCGACCACCACCCGGCGCCGGGCCAACCGCAGTGCCTCGACGAGCACCTTGTCACCGTCCGCCCCGTCGAGGTGTTCGACGAGGTGCAGCGCGAGCACGGTGTCAGCCGGCGGCACCACGGCCGGGTAGCGGGTCGCGTCGGCCACCCTGGTGGCCAGCCGCACCCCGAGGCGCGGCGCCACCCGAGCCAGGAGCTCGACGGCCCCCGGTGAGATGTCGGTGGCGGTGGCCTCCAGACCCGAGGCGGCCAGCCGCAGCGAGAGGAAGCCGAAACAGCACCCGAGTTCGAGCACCGAGTCACCGGCGATCAGGTCGCCGGCGCGGCGGTAGACCGGGGCGTAGTCGGCCAGGGTGCCGGGCCGAACCGGGGACTCGATGTGACTCAAGGTGTTGCGGTAGAAGGTCTCCCAGCTGCGAAGCGGGTCGGCCTCCACGCTCAGTACCACGCCGGTGAAGATCCGCTCGAACAGGTCCTTGCCGCGCAGCCAGCCAGGGCGGAACAGCTCGTCGGTCAGCAACCCGGCCAGGTCGTCGTCCACCTCGTCGCTGCTCAGGACGTGCTCGACCGACACGTGCCCCGGGCCGGGCAGCACGTCGAAGTGCGCGGTGCGCACCATGCGCAAGCGGCGGCGGTGACGATGCCCCGCGGTCGAGCGCACGATCACCCGGTCGTCGCGGTACACGCCGTCGGGGCACGGGGTGAACGGGTCGATGGGGGCGAAGTGCCGCGCGGTCACGATGGCCTGGCCATGGCCAGGCTCATCTGCTCCAGGCCGTGCAGCCCGCGCACCACCTGGACCCGGTCACAGAACTCCGCGTACGCCGGCAGGTCGCAACGACCCAGGGACCAGGAGAAGCGGGGTTCGGGGGTGAGCCAGATCGTCGAGCGGGCGCGCCGGGTGATCTCCTCGAACACCTCCATGCGGGGATCGTGGCTGTTGCCCCGGCCATCGCCCAGGATCAGCACCGTGGTCCGCCGCGTGATGGCCGAGCCGTGCGCCTCGAGGAACTGCTCGAACGCGCGCCCGTAGTCGGAGTCGGCGTCGACGTCCAGCAGCCCGCCGGCCGGCACGCCGGAGACCACCAGCGAGAGCGCCTCCTCGATGCGGTGCTCGGCGAACAGGTCGGTGATCTCGACCAGATCGGCGCAGAAGGCGAAGGTCCGCACCGCCGGGGCGAGCGAGGCCAGCGAGTGCACCAGGTGCAGGGTGAACTTCGCGGTCATCCGCACCGACAGCGACACGTCGCACAGCACCAACAACCGGGGTCGGTCCTCGACCCTGCCCACGGTCACCGGCCGGAACGGCACCCCGTCGTAGCGCATGTTCTGCCGCATGGTGCGAGCGGAGTCGATCACGCCCCGGGCCGCCACCCGACGTCGCGGCCGGGGGGCGCCGTGCAGGCTGCGCAGCAACCGCCGCAACCCCTCCTCGAGCCGGGCACGGTCGGCCTCCTCGATGGTCTCGGTGGCCACCGCGGCGATCTCGCGCGCCTCGACCTCGCGTTGGCGGGCCATGAGCCGTTCCAGGTGTTCGCGCAACGTCTCGGGCAGGGCCGCCAGGAATGGGGCGAGAGCCCGCCGCAACGCCGCCAGGGCCTCGGCGTCGCTGCCCTCGGCGTCCTGCGAGAGGTCCTCCGGGACCTGGCCGGCCAGCCAGTCGAGCAACGCCATCTCCTGTGCGACGGACAGTTCGGCGTCCAGGGTCAACCCCGGGCGGCTGGCCAGGTCGCCGGGCAGTCCCGGGTTGTGCAGCCGTGACGTGGCGATCTGGACCCGCGCAGCCTCCCCTGCCCCACCGCGGTTGTCAGCCGACAGCACGATCTCGTCGGTCAGGGAAGCCAGGTCGAGACGATTGGCCTCCTGGTGCAGGTTGTACTGCTGAGCCAGATCCTCGGGGCGGAAGAAACGGTGCAATTCAACGGGTTTGCCGTGCGAATGGCCTTGCTGAGGGGTCTCGCCCGGCTCCTCGCCGAGGGTGAACGTGGTCAGCTCGCCGTCGTCGGCCAGGTCATCGTGGGCATGGTTGTGCTCGAGGTCCTGCTCCTCGATCACGGCCCGGAGCCCGAAGAAGGCGTCGAAGATCCTGTGGAAGGTGGCCAGATCACGCCGATCCTTGATCAGGCAGACCGCCAGGGCGCTGCGCAGCACCTCGCGGTCGGCCAGTACTCCGGGCTGGGCGGCCGCGTGGAGCGCGTCGATGACCTCGGCGACACTCACCCGCACCCCGTACAGGCGCAACAGCCGGACGAAACGGTGCAGCGCGCCGTCCATCGGGGCCTCGCCGGTTCACACCGGCCGGCGCCGGGCACGGCGCGCGGCGAAGGACCGCTCACCCTGGCCGGACCCGACGCTGCGGGGGAGCCCGGATCGTCCGGGGGCGCCGTAGTAGGCCTCGTCGTGACGACCCGGGTTGTCCTTGCCGGCCCGGACGGCGCGCCCGTCGACCTCGTCGTCCTCCCGATCGCGAGGGTTCTCGTGTGGATGGTCGTGCGGATGGCCCGGTTCGTGCCCGTGTCCATGGCCGTGTCCATGGCCGTGTCCATGGCCGCGTTCGCCGGGAAGGTGTTGCGGCACCTCGGCATTGGGATCCACCAGCCCCGTCACCAACTGCGGCAACGCGGAGGCGGCCCGGCTCAGGTCACGCTCGTACTTGAGCACCACGTTCAGCGTGGCCGCCAGAACATCGGCGCGCAGATCAGCCACCCCCAGCACGGCCAGGGTGCGGGCCCAGTCGATGGTCTCGGAGATGCTGGGGGCCTTGCGCAGTTCGAGCTCTCGCAGACGACGTACCACCTCGACCAGCCGGGCGGCGAGGACATCGGACAGACCGGTGTCCTTCGAGCGCACGATGTCGAGCTCGCGCTGTGCCGAGGGGTAGTCCAGGAACAGGTGCAGGCAGCGGCGTTTCAACGCCGCGGACAGATCTCGGGTGTTGTTGGAGGTGAGCACCACGTACGGCTGGTGGACCGCGCGGACGGTGCCGATCTCGGGTATCGAGATCTGGAACTCCGACAACAGCTCCAGCAGAACCGCTTCGAGTGCCTCGTCGGCTCGGTCGACCTCGTCGATCAGCAGCACCACGGGCTCGGGTGAGCTGATCGCCTCCAGCAAGGGACGCGGCGAGAGGAAGCGCTCGGAGAAGAAGACGCTCTCCTGCGCGGCGATCCGCTCCACCGAGGTTGTCAGGTCGTGGGCATCGGAGAGCAGTTGCCCGATCTTCTCGCGCAGGATCTGCGTGTACAGCATCTGCTTGCCGTAGTCCCACTCGTACAGCGCCGTGGTCTCGTCCTGACCTTCGTAGCACTGCAGCCGCAGCAGGCGCCGGCCGGTGACCTCGGCCAGACTGGTGGCCAGCTGGGTCTTGCCGACGCCTGCCGGCCCCTCCAACAGAACGGGTTTGCCCAGTCGGGTCTGCAGGAAGACCGTGGTCGCCAATCGGTCGTCGGTCAGGTACCCGTGCTCGGCGAACCGCTTCGCCGTCTCGGCCACATCGGTGAACTCGTCCACGCCACGACCTCCCAGGTCACAGGCCGCCGTCGGCCGGAGGCAGGCATTCCGAGCCCACCTCCGGCCACGATCGGCAGCGTCGATCAGCCGAGCAGATCGTCCAGTGCTCCGGTCATGCAGTGCTCGACCACCGGGCGCACCGTCTCGAAGGTGCACTCCTTGGCATTGCCCGGGGTACAGGCATCACCGAGCACGTGGTTGGTGATCCGGTCGACGTCGCCCGCGTCGCCGAGGATCGTCGGGGCGTTGGCATAGAACGCGGTCGGACCCTGACCCAGCCGGTTCTTGGAGTAGCTGTCCTGGGTGACGTCGTTGAACCGCTCCGGAATGCCCACGTCGCGCAACAGCCGGATCGCGGCCTCCAGCGCGGCGTCGGCAGCCTGGACGTCCGTCATGCCATGGGTGTCGACCCCCATCACCCGGGCGATGTCCGCGAAACGCTTGTAGGCCGCCGGCATGTTGAAGGCCCAGACCCGCGGCAGCGCGATCGCGTTGTTGAGGCCGTGGTGGGTGTCGTAGAACGCGGACACGGCGTGCGAGATCGAGTGGATGATTCCCAGGCCACCGGAGTTGAAGGCCTGAGCCGCAATGTACTGGGCGTACATCATGCCCTCGCGACCGGCCAGGTCCTGCCCGTTCCACACCGCGGCCCGCAGGTTCTCGGCGGTGAGCTTGATGGCGTGCAGGGCGTTCCCCAGCGAGGGCTGGAAATTGAGGCGCGAGACATAGGGTTCGCTCGCGTGGGCCAGGACGTCGAAGCCACACTGTGCGGTGTAGTCGACCGGGCAGTCGTAGTAGAGCACCGGGTCGTCGATGGCCAGGGTCGCGACCGAGGCGTCGTCGAAGGCCACGTACTTGTGCGGGTTGTCGGGGTCGGTGGTGGTGTCGGTGATGACGTAGGCCCACGACGTCTCCGAGCCGGTCCCGGCAGTGGTCGAGACCGCGATGTGCGGCGGGTTCTTGGGGTTCTCGCTCTTGTTGAAGCCCTCGAACTCGTTGACGTTGCGGCCGTCGTGGGCCACCGAGATTCGGGCGCCCTTGCAGGCGTCGTGCGAGGATCCACCACCGATCGAGACGAACGAGTCGCACTCGTTCTGCTGGTACAGCGCCACGGCGTCCATGACGTTGTAGTCCTTGGGGTTGGACTCGACCTGGTCGTAGACCACCACCTCGAGCCCGTGGTACTTCATCGACTCCACGATCTTGTGCACGATGTCGGTGCCGCGCAGCCCGGAGGTCATCACCAGCACCTTGCGGAACCCCAGCTTGAGGGCTTCCGGACCGATCATCTCGTGCGCTCCCGGGCCCATGAGTGCCCTCGGGAACGGATGGAATTCCTTGATGGGAAACGGCTTGAGCAGTTCGTCGACCTGCATGTCCAACCTCCTGGCGCTCAGCGCTGGGCGCTCGCTCGGAACGGTCACTCGCTGGTGCGGACGCTAGGAGCCCCAGCGCCCGGGCAACAGGCGGGCATCGACAAACGGGTCGCGCGGGGGGCGGACAACCTGTCCGTTCCGACAGGACGGCCCGCCCGGGCAGGGTGTGTCCCGGCGTCCCCGCTCACTCCTAGCCTGAACCCACGCCGCCGGCTGAGCGGCTGCCGATCGACCGGAGGACGACGATGAACCCCGACCCGACCGAGCTCACCACTGAACTCACCACTGAACTCACCGCCGACCCGACCGCCGAGACCGTGCTGGATCAGACGCTGGTCGAGGAGGTCTCGATCGACGGCATGTGCGGTGTCTACTGACCCGGACGGCACGGTTCCCACGGCGGACCAGGCGTGGCAGCTCAGTCCCACGGTCGCCCTGCGGCCGGAGCCGTTCGGAGCCCTGGCCTACGACTTCGCCACCCGGCAGCTGAGTTTCCTCAAGACGACGACGCTGCTGGACGTCGTCCGCCGGCTCGACGCGGCGCCGTGCATCGCCGACGCCCTCAGCGACGCCGGCGTGCCGACTGCCCAACGCACGGACTACCTGTCCGCCCTCGCCCACCTTGCCCGGGGCGGGCTGATCCGTCCCCGGCCGACCGGCAGGAGCCCGCGATGAGCGTCACCACCGAACGGCCGCTGCGGCTCGTCGATCAGTTCGAACACGGACTGAATGCCCCCATCTGCCTGACCTGGGAGCTCACCTACGCCTGCAACCTCGCCTGCGTTCACTGTCTGAGCTCGTCCGGACGTCGCGATCCCGACGAACTGAACACGGCCGAGTGCCGGTCGTTGATCGAGCAGTTCGAGGCGATGCAGGTGTTCTACGTCAACATCGGCGGCGGTGAGCCGACGATTCGAGCGGACTTCTGGGACCTGGTCGAGCACGCCGTCGCCCACCATGTCGGCGTGAAGTTCTCGACCAACGGCTACCGGATCACCCGCCGGCGCGCCCAGGCCCTGGCCGCGACGGAGTACGTCGACATCCAGGTCTCACTGGACGGCGCCACCGCCGAGGTGAACGACGCCGTTCGGGGCCAGGGCAGCTTCGAGACGGCGACCCGTGCCCTGGAGCACCTGGCCGAGGCCGGCGTGAGGTCACCCAAGATCTCGGTGGTGTGCACGCGGCACAACATCGATCAGCTGGACGACTTCGCGGCGCTGGCCCAGCGGTACGGCGCCCAGCTACGGCTGACCCGGCTGCGGCCCGCCGGCCGTGGCGCCGACACCTGGCCGCAGTTGCACCCGCTCCCCGGCCAGCAACGCCAGCTCTACACCTGGCTGATCGAGCACGGAGACCAGGTGCTCACCGGTGACTCGTTCTTCCACCTGTCCGCCTATGGTCAAGCCCTGCCGGGCCTGAACCTGTGCGGAGCGGGCCGCGTGGTCTGCCTGATCGACCCGGTCGGTGACGTCTATGCCTGCCCGTTCGCGATCCACGACAGGTTCAAGGCCGGGAACGTCCGATCCGCAGGGGGATTCGCGGACGTCTGGCATGACGCACCGCTGTTTCGGCAATTGCGTGAACCAACCTCGGGTGGTGCCTGCAGCTCGTGCTCGGCCTTCGACAGCTGCCGCGGTGGGTGCATGGCCGCCAAGTTCTTCACCGGGCTTGCGATGGACGGCCCCGACCCGGAGTGCGTCACCGGAGCCGGTGAGCGCGCGCTCGCCGCCGTCGACCGGCGGCGGCTGCCGATCATCGGGACGGACCATTCCAAGGGGTCTGCACCGAGAGCATGTGACGCCAGCCCCGTCACCGGCGGTCGCACCGGACCGCCCGGCCATGGCTGAACAATTGGCCGAACAACTGG is part of the Kineosporiaceae bacterium genome and harbors:
- the mftA gene encoding mycofactocin precursor (Mycofactocin is a small molecule electron carrier derived from the final two amino acids, Val-Tyr, of MftA, the mycofactocin precursor. It plays a role in redox homeostasis and the metabolism of alcohols and aldehydes in Actinobacteria, including Mycobacterium tuberculosis.); its protein translation is MNPDPTELTTELTTELTADPTAETVLDQTLVEEVSIDGMCGVY
- a CDS encoding response regulator transcription factor; its protein translation is MSVLTSAAEVVVGIMLVDDHAIVRQGLRSILERERDLVVVAEASSATEALTVIARSTPRIVLLDLKLSAGVDTEGLELCAELSRRHPDIGILVLTTFLDEHLVMAAIRAGAQGYVVKDVDTTGLIRAIRDVARGGSAFDARSAAAMVRGLNAPVPAQTRHLTAREHEVLRLLARGLSNRDIGETLFISETTAKFHVGNILRKLDVSRRAEAVYEASKMGVI
- a CDS encoding ATP-binding protein, with protein sequence MTEQVPVNLPPAPDLAALTGVRSGKRSYYLAYVNSNERMQRAVRAMDSISRALVRTVEGPRGLLEEVVRAAAAHLDAEWTVLALSDGNLVGARPRFLVAGRDGRPLADDETLPPVVRRELNAIRAGHAVGGPDDGRWVRVAMTLEGLPIGALVGRRGLQVDPEPGDLSVLRILANQAAVSLHTSQQYQAGLVLHRRAQRLYEATAAQARDLEARTRQLEQAEQRLVLAGQRELIETERTRIARELHDSVTQYVLSSGLAVELARGEAEALGTAATAIREQLTTAKQLSQRAVEQLRRAIYALHQPPRQTLSTLPELVHEMAVHHHHLPITVKVEGDVLPLPADADHEIARAIGEALFNVVAHAVASRAIVRLRYRPDRLTVTIADDGVGDPVELSRRLRLQRATPNDGRHRGLANIEARVVELGGALAFRRARLGGVRVELRVPLPLEPCSDRGLINELVTGGIGQEHTP
- a CDS encoding class I SAM-dependent methyltransferase, whose translation is MTARHFAPIDPFTPCPDGVYRDDRVIVRSTAGHRHRRRLRMVRTAHFDVLPGPGHVSVEHVLSSDEVDDDLAGLLTDELFRPGWLRGKDLFERIFTGVVLSVEADPLRSWETFYRNTLSHIESPVRPGTLADYAPVYRRAGDLIAGDSVLELGCCFGFLSLRLAASGLEATATDISPGAVELLARVAPRLGVRLATRVADATRYPAVVPPADTVLALHLVEHLDGADGDKVLVEALRLARRRVVVAVPLEMEADETWGHVRTVSLADLEAWGRRSRCRYRVFEYHGGWLVLDR
- the mdo gene encoding NDMA-dependent methanol dehydrogenase (This methanol dehydrogenase is considered a nicotinoprotein, since its NADP cofactor remains is not dissociable, but instead remains permanently bound. A member of this family has been shown to act as a formaldehyde dismutase, able to convert two molecules of formaldehyde (plus one water molecule) into one of methanol and one of formate, with no net change in its redox state. More recently, it was shown in Mycobacterium smegmatis that this enzyme is critical to ethanol utilization, for which the biosynthesis of the cofactor-like electron carrier mycofactocin is also required.); amino-acid sequence: MQVDELLKPFPIKEFHPFPRALMGPGAHEMIGPEALKLGFRKVLVMTSGLRGTDIVHKIVESMKYHGLEVVVYDQVESNPKDYNVMDAVALYQQNECDSFVSIGGGSSHDACKGARISVAHDGRNVNEFEGFNKSENPKNPPHIAVSTTAGTGSETSWAYVITDTTTDPDNPHKYVAFDDASVATLAIDDPVLYYDCPVDYTAQCGFDVLAHASEPYVSRLNFQPSLGNALHAIKLTAENLRAAVWNGQDLAGREGMMYAQYIAAQAFNSGGLGIIHSISHAVSAFYDTHHGLNNAIALPRVWAFNMPAAYKRFADIARVMGVDTHGMTDVQAADAALEAAIRLLRDVGIPERFNDVTQDSYSKNRLGQGPTAFYANAPTILGDAGDVDRITNHVLGDACTPGNAKECTFETVRPVVEHCMTGALDDLLG
- a CDS encoding VWA domain-containing protein; this translates as MDGALHRFVRLLRLYGVRVSVAEVIDALHAAAQPGVLADREVLRSALAVCLIKDRRDLATFHRIFDAFFGLRAVIEEQDLEHNHAHDDLADDGELTTFTLGEEPGETPQQGHSHGKPVELHRFFRPEDLAQQYNLHQEANRLDLASLTDEIVLSADNRGGAGEAARVQIATSRLHNPGLPGDLASRPGLTLDAELSVAQEMALLDWLAGQVPEDLSQDAEGSDAEALAALRRALAPFLAALPETLREHLERLMARQREVEAREIAAVATETIEEADRARLEEGLRRLLRSLHGAPRPRRRVAARGVIDSARTMRQNMRYDGVPFRPVTVGRVEDRPRLLVLCDVSLSVRMTAKFTLHLVHSLASLAPAVRTFAFCADLVEITDLFAEHRIEEALSLVVSGVPAGGLLDVDADSDYGRAFEQFLEAHGSAITRRTTVLILGDGRGNSHDPRMEVFEEITRRARSTIWLTPEPRFSWSLGRCDLPAYAEFCDRVQVVRGLHGLEQMSLAMARPS
- a CDS encoding MoxR family ATPase, whose protein sequence is MGGRGVDEFTDVAETAKRFAEHGYLTDDRLATTVFLQTRLGKPVLLEGPAGVGKTQLATSLAEVTGRRLLRLQCYEGQDETTALYEWDYGKQMLYTQILREKIGQLLSDAHDLTTSVERIAAQESVFFSERFLSPRPLLEAISSPEPVVLLIDEVDRADEALEAVLLELLSEFQISIPEIGTVRAVHQPYVVLTSNNTRDLSAALKRRCLHLFLDYPSAQRELDIVRSKDTGLSDVLAARLVEVVRRLRELELRKAPSISETIDWARTLAVLGVADLRADVLAATLNVVLKYERDLSRAASALPQLVTGLVDPNAEVPQHLPGERGHGHGHGHGHGHGHEPGHPHDHPHENPRDREDDEVDGRAVRAGKDNPGRHDEAYYGAPGRSGLPRSVGSGQGERSFAARRARRRPV
- the mftC gene encoding mycofactocin radical SAM maturase (MftC is a radical SAM/SPASM enzyme that catalyzes the first two steps in biosynthesis of the electron carrier mycofactocin from the terminal Val-Tyr dipeptide of the precursor peptide MftA.) codes for the protein MSVTTERPLRLVDQFEHGLNAPICLTWELTYACNLACVHCLSSSGRRDPDELNTAECRSLIEQFEAMQVFYVNIGGGEPTIRADFWDLVEHAVAHHVGVKFSTNGYRITRRRAQALAATEYVDIQVSLDGATAEVNDAVRGQGSFETATRALEHLAEAGVRSPKISVVCTRHNIDQLDDFAALAQRYGAQLRLTRLRPAGRGADTWPQLHPLPGQQRQLYTWLIEHGDQVLTGDSFFHLSAYGQALPGLNLCGAGRVVCLIDPVGDVYACPFAIHDRFKAGNVRSAGGFADVWHDAPLFRQLREPTSGGACSSCSAFDSCRGGCMAAKFFTGLAMDGPDPECVTGAGERALAAVDRRRLPIIGTDHSKGSAPRACDASPVTGGRTGPPGHG
- the mftB gene encoding mycofactocin biosynthesis chaperone MftB (MftB, a small protein, is a peptide chaperone that assists the radical SAM enzyme MftC in performing two modifications to the C-terminal Val-Tyr dipeptide of the mycofactocin precursor peptide, MftA. MftB's role is analogous to the role of PqqD in the biosynthesis of PQQ, a cofactor that derives entirely from a Tyr and a Glu in the precursor PqqA.); protein product: MSTDPDGTVPTADQAWQLSPTVALRPEPFGALAYDFATRQLSFLKTTTLLDVVRRLDAAPCIADALSDAGVPTAQRTDYLSALAHLARGGLIRPRPTGRSPR